The following proteins come from a genomic window of Methanosarcina sp. MTP4:
- a CDS encoding prephenate dehydrogenase gives MKREQEVKPEKTKILILGGTGEMGQWFTRFFRERGYELTVWGKGGKVEIARKMGVPFATDLDSAISESDIVIVSVPINVTEETIAETAPKMKAGSLLMDFTSTKVKPVEAMKKFAPPDVEVLGTHPMFGPTIPGLRGQTVILVPVEGRSKKWFPVIRELFEEGGAHVEVTTAAEHDRLVSVVQGLTHFAYISIGTTIDRLDFDVRKSRKFVSPVYDIMLDFVGRILGQNPYLYALIQMENPSVIEVHDAFLEECKNLSEMVRKHDEEGFVRKMKAASLKYGDTSHALRRSDKLINSRIAEYETILNSIGKVCGFYHVYSGKTHVGLLEKVRPDEVVLSKLVSKGTSPHIKNKYIRLKLENLHLLSEMELREWRKENLEHPVRDIAVLIPAGAKPEIILGVICTNEHLAVCEISDIYTGTREAEIEKEGQGTERTGVTYRITIFGDCNADEVEKETTKRLRGLGCLIREKNLKLKK, from the coding sequence TTGAAACGGGAGCAGGAAGTAAAACCGGAAAAAACAAAGATCCTGATCCTCGGCGGGACAGGGGAAATGGGACAATGGTTTACCCGCTTTTTCAGGGAAAGAGGGTACGAGCTTACTGTCTGGGGCAAAGGGGGCAAGGTGGAAATTGCCAGGAAAATGGGAGTTCCTTTTGCAACTGACCTGGATTCCGCAATTTCCGAGAGCGACATAGTGATCGTGTCCGTGCCTATCAACGTAACGGAAGAGACGATCGCGGAAACCGCCCCGAAGATGAAAGCAGGAAGCCTCCTCATGGACTTCACCTCCACCAAGGTTAAACCCGTGGAAGCCATGAAGAAATTCGCCCCTCCGGATGTTGAAGTCCTGGGGACTCACCCGATGTTCGGGCCGACAATTCCAGGCCTCAGAGGGCAAACCGTGATTCTGGTACCTGTGGAAGGACGCTCGAAGAAATGGTTCCCGGTCATCAGGGAACTCTTTGAAGAAGGTGGAGCCCATGTGGAGGTCACAACGGCAGCGGAACACGACCGGCTGGTCTCCGTAGTGCAGGGCCTTACCCATTTTGCATATATCAGTATCGGAACTACCATTGACAGGCTTGATTTCGATGTCAGGAAGTCCAGGAAATTCGTCAGTCCCGTCTACGACATCATGCTGGACTTCGTGGGCAGGATCCTGGGCCAGAACCCTTACCTCTACGCCCTGATCCAGATGGAAAACCCTAGTGTGATCGAGGTGCACGACGCGTTCCTGGAGGAATGCAAAAACCTTTCGGAAATGGTAAGGAAACACGACGAAGAAGGTTTTGTCAGGAAAATGAAAGCAGCCTCCCTGAAATACGGAGACACCTCTCATGCCCTGCGCAGGTCCGACAAATTGATCAACTCCCGGATAGCGGAATACGAGACAATCCTGAACTCCATCGGAAAAGTCTGCGGCTTTTACCATGTCTACTCCGGAAAGACCCATGTAGGCCTGCTCGAAAAAGTCAGGCCTGACGAAGTGGTCCTCTCAAAACTGGTCTCAAAAGGGACTTCCCCACACATCAAAAACAAATACATCCGGCTCAAGCTTGAAAACCTTCACCTCCTTTCCGAAATGGAACTTAGGGAATGGAGAAAAGAAAACCTGGAACACCCGGTAAGGGACATTGCAGTCCTCATCCCCGCAGGAGCAAAACCTGAAATTATCCTCGGTGTGATTTGCACAAACGAACACCTTGCAGTTTGCGAAATAAGCGACATCTATACCGGGACCAGGGAAGCGGAAATAGAAAAAGAAGGACAGGGGACGGAAAGAACCGGCGTGACCTACAGGATAACTATTTTTGGTGATTGCAATGCCGATGAAGTAGAAAAAGAGACCACGAAACGGCTGCGTGGACTGGGCTGCCTGATCAGGGAGAAAAACCTGAAGCTCAAAAAATAA
- a CDS encoding shikimate dehydrogenase — MKKVFGVFGDPIEHSLSPAMHNAAFSALGMDCIYHAFRVKPEKLEKAILGAEAMGFGGLNLTVPLKEAALKLNCVKPDPLAAGIGALNTMVFRNGEILGYNTDGLGARQALLETAVEIKGYKVLITGAGGAARAIAFQLAADGAEVLIANRTEARAVELAEDISAAKLPGKVKGTGLLELGTLIRETDILINTTTLGMHPHRDASIVEAEDLHPDLTVFDIVYNPLETKLLKEAKAAGAKTVSGALMLVYQGAEAFRLWTGTEPPVELMKKTVMEALKV, encoded by the coding sequence ATGAAAAAGGTATTCGGCGTATTCGGAGACCCTATCGAACATTCCCTTTCCCCTGCCATGCACAACGCCGCCTTTTCCGCTCTCGGGATGGACTGCATTTACCATGCCTTCAGGGTGAAGCCGGAAAAGCTGGAAAAGGCTATCCTCGGGGCCGAAGCCATGGGTTTCGGAGGCCTCAACCTGACCGTGCCCCTGAAAGAGGCAGCCCTGAAACTGAACTGCGTCAAACCGGACCCCCTTGCAGCAGGAATAGGAGCCTTGAACACAATGGTGTTCAGGAACGGGGAAATCCTGGGCTACAACACCGACGGGCTCGGGGCCAGACAGGCACTCCTTGAAACTGCAGTGGAAATAAAGGGGTATAAAGTCTTAATCACAGGAGCCGGGGGCGCAGCAAGGGCCATAGCCTTCCAGCTTGCAGCCGACGGAGCAGAAGTCCTAATCGCAAACCGGACCGAAGCCAGGGCAGTTGAACTTGCGGAGGACATCTCGGCAGCGAAACTTCCGGGAAAAGTTAAAGGTACTGGGCTGCTTGAGCTGGGAACCCTCATCCGGGAAACAGATATCCTGATTAACACCACAACCCTCGGGATGCACCCCCACAGGGATGCGAGCATCGTGGAAGCAGAAGATCTCCATCCGGACCTTACCGTTTTTGATATCGTTTACAACCCCCTGGAGACAAAGCTTCTGAAGGAGGCAAAAGCCGCCGGAGCAAAAACCGTTAGCGGAGCCCTGATGCTCGTGTACCAGGGTGCTGAGGCTTTCAGGCTCTGGACAGGAACGGAACCACCGGTGGAACTTATGAAAAAGACGGTCATGGAGGCTCTGAAGGTTTGA
- the aroD gene encoding type I 3-dehydroquinate dehydratase, with product MTRIGNFDLEKKAAVVAVINDSLSPLESSRKAAEMGADVLEIRLDLLGIRDSGLAVEITGKIKAENGLPLILTNRSSAEGGKWEGSEKERIEILKELLTSFSREGGVDTADAVDIELSAGEKERSELISTAKKQGKTVIVSFHDFSKTPSFQEMEKIIEEAFRAGADIAKLAVMPGSLQDILDLLRLTLNAREARRPVCTIAMGKLGKHTRVIAPLYGSVLSYASVESSAAPGQLQANEVKKMMELLE from the coding sequence ATGACACGCATAGGAAACTTCGACCTGGAAAAAAAAGCCGCAGTTGTAGCGGTAATCAACGATAGCCTCTCCCCTCTCGAAAGTTCCAGGAAGGCAGCTGAAATGGGAGCCGATGTCCTGGAGATAAGGCTGGATCTCCTGGGAATCCGGGATTCCGGACTTGCAGTGGAAATAACCGGAAAAATCAAAGCCGAAAACGGCCTGCCCCTGATACTTACAAACCGTTCCAGTGCCGAGGGAGGAAAATGGGAAGGAAGCGAAAAAGAAAGGATTGAAATCCTGAAAGAACTTCTTACCTCTTTTTCCAGGGAAGGCGGCGTAGATACCGCAGATGCCGTAGATATCGAACTTTCTGCCGGGGAAAAGGAAAGATCAGAGCTTATAAGCACTGCAAAAAAGCAGGGAAAAACCGTAATAGTTTCCTTTCACGACTTCTCAAAAACTCCTTCTTTTCAGGAAATGGAGAAAATCATTGAAGAGGCATTCCGGGCAGGTGCAGACATTGCCAAACTGGCAGTCATGCCCGGGTCCCTGCAGGACATACTTGACCTGCTCCGGCTTACCCTGAACGCCAGGGAAGCAAGGAGGCCTGTGTGTACAATTGCAATGGGAAAGCTCGGGAAACACACAAGGGTCATTGCTCCCCTCTACGGTTCGGTCCTCAGTTACGCCTCTGTGGAAAGCAGCGCAGCCCCGGGACAGCTACAGGCGAATGAAGTAAAGAAAATGATGGAGCTGCTCGAATGA
- a CDS encoding 3-dehydroquinate synthase II: MQKKSVWIKADEGGWEEQKNRITTGLESGADCVLVNGSDVDKVRELGNIQVAAFARDGKNGADVVVVGKRGEGDGSKPLPSEIQGSFDVNAATLLTDKGLTVGGYVLIKDKHYEHFATELGKVCDYLLVTGTDWKVIPLENLIADLQQQKVKIIFGVKSAEEARLAFQTLESGADGVILDSGDPNEIKETVKAAREIESGSTELEPATITKVEPLGMGDRVCVDTCNLMQPGEGMLIGSQASGMFLVNSESEDSPYVAARPFRVNAGAVHSYLKIGEKTRYLSELKAGDPVTIVNSKGEQREGIVGRVKIESRPMMLIEAKARDRTLSAILQNAETIKLVGKDGTPISVAKLKEGDEVLVRLEEGARHFGKKIEETIIEK, from the coding sequence TTGCAGAAGAAAAGTGTCTGGATAAAAGCCGATGAAGGCGGATGGGAAGAGCAGAAGAACAGGATAACGACCGGCCTGGAATCAGGAGCCGACTGCGTGCTCGTAAACGGAAGCGACGTGGATAAAGTCCGGGAACTTGGAAACATCCAGGTCGCAGCCTTTGCTCGCGATGGAAAAAACGGAGCTGACGTCGTTGTCGTAGGAAAGAGGGGGGAAGGCGACGGGTCAAAACCCCTTCCATCGGAAATTCAGGGTTCTTTTGATGTAAACGCAGCAACCCTGCTAACGGATAAAGGGCTCACTGTGGGGGGATACGTGCTGATAAAGGACAAGCACTACGAGCACTTTGCAACCGAACTCGGGAAGGTCTGCGACTACCTGCTCGTCACGGGCACCGACTGGAAGGTAATCCCTCTCGAAAATCTTATCGCCGACCTTCAGCAGCAGAAAGTAAAAATCATTTTCGGGGTAAAGAGTGCAGAAGAAGCAAGACTCGCTTTCCAGACCCTTGAAAGCGGGGCTGACGGCGTCATCCTGGACAGCGGGGATCCGAATGAGATCAAAGAGACGGTTAAAGCCGCAAGGGAAATAGAAAGCGGAAGCACCGAACTTGAACCCGCAACTATAACAAAAGTCGAGCCTCTCGGGATGGGAGACAGGGTCTGCGTGGACACATGCAACCTGATGCAGCCGGGAGAAGGAATGCTAATCGGCTCCCAGGCAAGCGGGATGTTCCTGGTAAACTCCGAATCCGAAGACAGCCCCTACGTGGCAGCCAGGCCTTTCAGGGTAAACGCAGGTGCCGTACACTCCTACCTCAAGATAGGAGAAAAGACCCGCTACCTCTCGGAACTAAAGGCAGGGGACCCGGTTACTATCGTGAACTCGAAAGGAGAACAGCGGGAAGGCATCGTTGGCAGGGTCAAAATCGAAAGCCGTCCCATGATGCTTATCGAAGCGAAAGCCAGGGACAGAACCCTGAGCGCAATTCTGCAAAATGCCGAGACCATCAAGCTGGTCGGAAAGGACGGAACCCCGATTTCCGTTGCCAAACTTAAAGAAGGCGATGAAGTCCTGGTCCGCCTGGAAGAAGGAGCCAGACATTTCGGGAAGAAAATCGAAGAAACGATTATTGAAAAGTAA
- a CDS encoding 2-amino-3,7-dideoxy-D-threo-hept-6-ulosonate synthase has protein sequence MSEIGKKIRIERLMNRESRNMVIIPMDHGISDGPIEGLINVTDTVNKVAEGGANAVLMQKGMVRYGHRGYGHDIGLIVHISASSSLSPDPNAKVQVCTVEEVMKMGADAVSMHVNIGSETETDQLEQLGTISRDCEEWGIPLLAMMYPRGKKVTNPHDPENVAHAARIGAELGADLIKTVYTGDIDSFRNVVRGCPIPVVIAGGPKTSTDKEFLEMIDGAMEAGARGVAIGRNVFQHKDPIRITRAISEIVHGRRPVEEALEKLK, from the coding sequence ATGTCCGAAATTGGCAAAAAGATACGCATAGAAAGGCTGATGAACCGGGAGAGCAGAAACATGGTCATCATTCCCATGGACCATGGAATCTCCGACGGGCCTATAGAGGGACTGATCAACGTAACTGACACTGTAAATAAGGTGGCGGAAGGGGGAGCCAACGCCGTCCTCATGCAGAAGGGCATGGTAAGGTACGGACACAGGGGATACGGGCATGACATTGGACTAATTGTCCATATCAGTGCATCTTCCTCCCTAAGCCCGGACCCGAACGCCAAGGTCCAGGTCTGCACCGTGGAAGAAGTTATGAAAATGGGAGCAGACGCCGTTTCCATGCACGTCAACATAGGGTCCGAAACCGAAACAGACCAGCTAGAACAGCTGGGAACTATTTCAAGGGACTGTGAAGAGTGGGGAATTCCCCTTCTTGCCATGATGTACCCCAGGGGTAAAAAGGTAACAAATCCACATGACCCTGAAAATGTGGCCCACGCGGCCCGAATAGGGGCCGAACTGGGAGCAGACCTGATAAAGACTGTGTACACGGGAGACATAGACAGTTTCAGGAACGTAGTCCGGGGCTGCCCTATACCGGTGGTAATTGCCGGAGGCCCGAAAACCTCAACAGATAAGGAATTCCTTGAAATGATCGACGGGGCAATGGAAGCAGGTGCTCGCGGGGTTGCAATCGGGAGAAATGTCTTCCAGCATAAGGACCCTATCAGGATTACCCGGGCGATTAGCGAGATCGTACACGGGAGAAGACCGGTTGAAGAAGCCCTGGAAAAGCTGAAATGA
- a CDS encoding GMP synthase subunit A yields the protein MRELKILVVNNYGQFCHLIHRAVRDLDMDTSIIPNTTPIEDILAEEPDGLILSGGPEMDRAGSCFDYVKEIDLPILGICLGHQAIALSYGGSVSSGKKGGYAEIEIEVIEEDDILRGIGPRTTVWASHVDEVSVLPEGFIHLARSDICEIEAMRHPIKPIYGVQWHPEVSHTEKGEELLMNFFEVCEQY from the coding sequence ATGAGAGAATTGAAAATCCTTGTTGTAAACAACTACGGGCAGTTCTGCCACCTCATCCACAGGGCTGTCCGAGACCTTGATATGGACACCAGTATCATCCCAAACACGACCCCTATCGAGGACATCCTTGCTGAAGAGCCAGACGGCCTGATCCTGAGCGGCGGGCCGGAAATGGACCGGGCAGGCTCATGCTTTGACTATGTAAAAGAAATCGACCTCCCTATCCTGGGGATCTGTCTTGGGCACCAGGCAATTGCCCTTTCCTATGGAGGTTCCGTCAGTTCCGGAAAAAAAGGCGGGTATGCAGAGATAGAAATAGAAGTTATCGAGGAAGACGATATACTCAGGGGCATTGGTCCCAGAACCACCGTCTGGGCATCCCATGTCGATGAGGTTTCCGTTCTCCCCGAGGGTTTTATTCACCTTGCCCGTTCCGATATTTGTGAAATTGAGGCTATGCGCCACCCCATAAAACCGATCTACGGTGTCCAGTGGCACCCTGAAGTTTCGCATACGGAAAAAGGCGAAGAACTGCTAATGAATTTCTTTGAGGTTTGTGAGCAGTACTGA
- a CDS encoding signal recognition particle protein Srp54 translates to MVMDKLGDSLQGALKKLIGAGRIDERTVNEVVKDIQRALLQADVNVKLVMGMSQKIKERAMKEDPPAGMNPREHVIRIVYQELLAIIGEGADIQLKHQTIMMVGLQGSGKTTSTAKLARYFQRKGLKPAVIAADTFRPGAYQQLKTLCDNLNVAFYGEDGNPDAVEIVKNGLIHLEKYEVKIVDTAGRHALEAELIEEMEQIHAVAKPDHKFMVLDAAIGQQASQQAHAFNDSVGITGVIITKLDGTAKGGGALSAVSETKAPIAFIGVGETPEDFEKFEADRFISRLLGMGDIKSLMEKAEETLSEEDVDIESLMQGRFTLKDMYKQLEAMNKMGPLKQIMSMLPMGMGGMKFSDDMFEATSGKMKHYKIIMDSMTEDEMEDPKMIGSSRIKRISRGSGCGPEEVRELLKYHKTMQTALKGFRGGKFNIQKMMKKKLGM, encoded by the coding sequence ATGGTAATGGATAAACTGGGAGACTCCTTACAGGGGGCGCTAAAGAAACTTATCGGTGCGGGACGCATTGACGAGCGCACGGTAAACGAAGTTGTAAAGGATATCCAGCGGGCTCTTCTCCAGGCCGATGTCAACGTAAAACTTGTCATGGGGATGTCCCAGAAGATAAAGGAGCGCGCGATGAAAGAAGACCCTCCTGCGGGTATGAACCCGAGGGAGCATGTAATCCGAATCGTGTATCAGGAACTGCTGGCAATCATCGGCGAGGGAGCTGACATCCAGCTCAAGCACCAGACAATTATGATGGTGGGACTCCAGGGAAGCGGGAAGACCACGAGTACTGCAAAACTCGCCCGCTATTTCCAGCGCAAAGGCCTCAAACCGGCAGTTATTGCTGCGGACACCTTCCGCCCCGGAGCTTACCAGCAGCTAAAGACTCTCTGTGACAACCTCAACGTGGCTTTCTACGGAGAGGACGGAAACCCCGACGCTGTCGAAATCGTTAAAAACGGGCTCATTCACCTGGAAAAATACGAGGTGAAAATCGTGGACACTGCGGGCAGGCACGCCCTCGAAGCGGAACTGATCGAAGAGATGGAGCAGATCCATGCAGTTGCAAAGCCCGACCACAAGTTCATGGTCCTGGACGCGGCCATAGGGCAGCAGGCAAGCCAGCAAGCCCATGCCTTCAATGATTCGGTAGGTATCACCGGAGTTATCATTACAAAACTGGACGGGACAGCAAAAGGTGGTGGAGCCCTTTCTGCAGTTTCCGAAACCAAAGCCCCGATCGCATTTATAGGGGTAGGGGAAACCCCGGAAGACTTCGAGAAGTTTGAAGCCGACAGGTTCATTTCCCGCCTCCTCGGGATGGGGGACATCAAGAGCCTCATGGAAAAAGCCGAGGAAACCCTTTCGGAAGAAGACGTGGACATCGAGTCCCTGATGCAGGGCCGCTTCACCCTGAAAGACATGTACAAACAGCTTGAAGCCATGAACAAGATGGGCCCCCTGAAGCAGATCATGTCAATGCTCCCCATGGGCATGGGCGGCATGAAGTTCTCGGATGACATGTTCGAGGCCACCAGCGGTAAAATGAAGCACTACAAAATCATCATGGATTCAATGACCGAGGACGAAATGGAGGACCCGAAGATGATAGGCAGCTCCAGGATCAAAAGGATTTCAAGGGGTTCCGGCTGCGGCCCGGAGGAAGTCAGGGAACTTCTTAAGTACCACAAGACCATGCAGACAGCCCTGAAAGGGTTCAGGGGTGGAAAATTCAATATCCAGAAAATGATGAAAAAGAAGCTCGGGATGTAA
- a CDS encoding protease inhibitor I42 family protein: MKNKKSPNFVKAVAALLLIAAVVVSGCVDGGEENDTDLEPTGPTAGVNNTGGNNTVDEVDSEEEFIYKTANVENIEIMTLESFPVQVKVLASGNLPDGCTEIDEIQTERTGNTFKVSISTKRPRDAICTQALVPFTETIPLKVRGLEAGTYTVDVNGVTGTFELATDNVIEEPFPEAREKTSFTEADNGTTAIFENGTVFYLKLSENPTTGYSWELELSEGLSLLNDEFISPEPPEGADEPLVGAGGAHIWEIKAVSDGNQHLKGIYKRPWENETGEEEIFVLDIEVV; encoded by the coding sequence ATGAAAAATAAAAAAAGTCCAAATTTTGTAAAAGCTGTTGCAGCTTTGCTCCTTATTGCCGCAGTCGTGGTTTCCGGCTGCGTGGACGGCGGGGAAGAGAATGATACGGACCTGGAACCAACAGGTCCCACGGCAGGGGTGAATAATACAGGGGGGAATAACACCGTGGACGAAGTCGACAGTGAGGAAGAATTCATCTACAAGACCGCAAATGTAGAGAACATAGAAATCATGACCCTGGAGTCCTTCCCGGTACAGGTAAAGGTATTGGCGTCAGGCAACCTGCCCGACGGCTGCACGGAAATAGATGAAATTCAAACCGAGAGGACAGGAAACACATTTAAGGTCAGCATCAGCACGAAAAGGCCCAGAGATGCGATCTGCACCCAGGCACTTGTGCCCTTTACGGAGACCATCCCCCTCAAAGTGCGGGGCCTGGAAGCCGGGACATATACCGTGGATGTAAACGGGGTTACCGGGACATTTGAACTTGCAACCGATAACGTAATAGAGGAACCTTTCCCGGAAGCAAGAGAAAAAACCTCATTCACCGAAGCCGACAACGGGACAACAGCGATCTTTGAAAACGGAACAGTCTTCTACCTGAAGCTTTCCGAAAACCCGACCACCGGCTATTCCTGGGAACTTGAACTGAGTGAAGGACTCAGCCTGCTTAATGACGAATTCATATCTCCGGAACCTCCGGAAGGAGCCGATGAGCCGCTTGTAGGGGCAGGTGGAGCCCATATATGGGAGATCAAAGCTGTGTCAGACGGAAACCAGCACCTGAAGGGGATTTACAAAAGGCCCTGGGAAAACGAAACAGGAGAAGAAGAAATCTTCGTGCTTGATATTGAAGTGGTCTGA
- a CDS encoding winged helix-turn-helix domain-containing protein — MEKTLTDLLFMSQKRKDLLLLLKKGSKNIDEIVDELHVNPTGMLPQIKKLKEEYLIIQNDRDYVLSPLGEILVEKMEPLLDILEVIEENEDFWQERDLSGVPTTFLERLNELKPSSLIRPNPDNIFEPPKKFMENIKKSKHILSLSSVFHPLYLKTFLEKKDEENEITLIVTEGVFTRFENDFKEELENFLTQEKKKLFVLSDEIKIAMLTKTECFMMVNFLTYKGTFDQENVLCFGPAALQWAEDLILHYKEQAREISGNELTEPRKLRT; from the coding sequence ATGGAAAAAACCCTGACTGACCTGCTCTTCATGTCCCAGAAAAGGAAAGACCTCCTGCTCCTTCTAAAAAAAGGAAGTAAAAATATAGATGAAATCGTGGACGAGCTTCACGTCAACCCTACAGGGATGCTGCCCCAGATCAAAAAACTGAAAGAAGAGTACCTGATAATCCAGAATGACAGAGACTACGTGCTTTCTCCCCTCGGAGAGATACTCGTAGAAAAAATGGAACCCTTGCTGGACATCCTGGAAGTGATTGAGGAAAACGAAGATTTCTGGCAGGAACGTGACCTTAGTGGGGTGCCAACTACTTTTCTCGAAAGACTTAACGAATTGAAACCCAGTTCCCTGATCAGACCCAACCCCGACAATATCTTTGAACCTCCAAAAAAATTTATGGAGAATATAAAAAAATCAAAGCATATACTCTCCCTAAGCTCGGTTTTTCATCCATTATACCTCAAAACATTTCTCGAAAAAAAGGATGAGGAAAACGAAATTACTCTAATCGTCACTGAAGGTGTTTTTACAAGATTTGAAAATGACTTCAAAGAAGAACTGGAGAATTTTCTAACTCAGGAGAAAAAAAAGTTGTTCGTGCTTTCAGATGAAATAAAAATAGCAATGCTCACGAAAACGGAATGTTTTATGATGGTCAACTTCCTGACCTATAAGGGCACCTTTGACCAGGAAAACGTCCTGTGTTTCGGACCTGCAGCCCTTCAGTGGGCTGAAGACCTGATCTTGCATTATAAAGAACAGGCAAGGGAAATAAGTGGAAACGAGTTAACTGAGCCGAGAAAACTTCGAACCTGA
- a CDS encoding phosphoribosyltransferase: MLTNWDYIYNLCRNVSNEIKRSGYEPDVIIALARGGWFAGRVLCDFLGLDDLTSLKIEHYVGEIAIDTGEPHIRYPLSDNVIRGKKVLIVDDIVDSGESMLRARAYVEGRKPLDIRTASLQYVKSSKFDPDYVGERLEDWAWIVYPWNFMEAMLNLITKIMRKYPGKSWDLAALRHSLYVNHALDPIVFEITQPGRLPEVLYEMEWTGKISSELLDGKKYWKLL, translated from the coding sequence GTGCTTACAAACTGGGATTATATCTACAACCTGTGCCGAAACGTGTCAAACGAAATAAAGCGTTCGGGCTACGAGCCGGACGTGATCATAGCACTTGCCAGGGGAGGCTGGTTTGCAGGGCGCGTTCTCTGTGATTTCCTGGGTCTGGACGACCTGACAAGCCTTAAAATTGAACACTATGTGGGAGAGATTGCCATTGATACGGGCGAACCCCACATCAGGTATCCGCTCTCGGACAACGTTATAAGGGGAAAAAAAGTGCTCATTGTGGACGATATCGTGGACAGCGGGGAGAGCATGCTGAGAGCCAGAGCCTACGTGGAAGGGCGAAAACCTCTGGATATCCGGACTGCTTCCCTGCAGTACGTCAAGAGTTCGAAGTTTGATCCCGATTATGTAGGAGAAAGGCTTGAGGACTGGGCCTGGATCGTTTATCCCTGGAATTTTATGGAGGCTATGCTCAACCTCATCACAAAAATTATGAGAAAATACCCTGGAAAAAGCTGGGACCTTGCCGCTCTCAGGCACAGTCTTTACGTAAACCATGCCCTCGACCCGATAGTTTTTGAAATAACCCAGCCTGGAAGGCTTCCGGAAGTCCTTTATGAAATGGAATGGACAGGAAAAATCAGTTCCGAGCTTCTCGACGGGAAAAAGTACTGGAAACTTCTATGA
- a CDS encoding Zn-ribbon domain-containing protein, translating into MPHRCTRCGTVFENGDGAILSGCPNCGWNKFLYVRKGEETRENQDRPAEEEQKLDLESSFDEVVRNIDEALASEEESEEKEKEAEKEDKERVESVRILGPGSYELNLDSLFGRKELVMAIKEEGSYALHLPSVFSSQKEEEKAREKGKGKGKKK; encoded by the coding sequence ATGCCCCACAGATGTACCAGATGCGGAACCGTTTTCGAAAACGGTGATGGCGCCATCCTCAGCGGCTGTCCTAATTGCGGCTGGAACAAGTTCCTCTACGTAAGAAAGGGTGAGGAAACCCGGGAAAACCAGGACAGACCCGCTGAAGAAGAGCAGAAACTGGATCTGGAATCCTCCTTTGATGAGGTGGTCAGGAATATTGACGAAGCCCTGGCGTCCGAAGAAGAAAGTGAAGAAAAAGAAAAGGAAGCAGAGAAAGAGGATAAAGAAAGGGTGGAGTCTGTCAGGATCCTGGGGCCCGGTTCCTACGAACTGAACCTCGATTCTCTCTTCGGGCGCAAGGAACTCGTGATGGCTATCAAAGAGGAAGGCTCTTACGCCCTGCACCTGCCTTCGGTCTTCAGTTCTCAGAAAGAGGAAGAAAAAGCAAGAGAGAAAGGAAAAGGAAAAGGGAAGAAAAAGTAA